A single genomic interval of Rubrivirga marina harbors:
- a CDS encoding helix-turn-helix domain-containing protein, with protein MDLPPALARVVAAALAEVADGHAVEVRTVAEELTTQEAADLLGVSRPFVVKLVDGGELPARRVGTHRRLRRADVLAHRERMRAATAEALQDLTDDAQALGFYDADPRMPGAEGPPSAAPA; from the coding sequence GTGGACCTCCCCCCCGCCCTCGCGCGCGTGGTGGCGGCGGCGCTGGCGGAGGTCGCGGACGGCCATGCCGTCGAGGTCCGAACGGTGGCCGAGGAGCTCACGACGCAGGAGGCGGCCGACCTTTTGGGCGTCTCGCGCCCGTTCGTGGTCAAGCTCGTCGACGGTGGCGAGCTCCCGGCGCGGCGGGTCGGGACGCACCGGCGACTCCGACGGGCTGACGTGCTCGCTCACAGGGAGCGGATGCGAGCGGCGACGGCCGAGGCGCTACAGGATTTGACCGACGACGCGCAGGCGCTAGGCTTCTATGACGCGGACCCGCGGATGCCGGGGGCCGAGGGGCCGCCGTCGGCGGCACCGGCGTAG
- a CDS encoding nucleotidyl transferase AbiEii/AbiGii toxin family protein, protein MKTTEADYPSRAVEATRRVLLELARVLGEYGDHVVLVGGWVPELLAPGAGHVGSTDVDLALDHVALSDTGYARLRDLLDGAGYRNDPDPARQFVFYRDVRLGDGGTPNPVVVELDLLAAEYGGTGKNRRSQAVQGTRPRKARGADLAFERDLSVEVPLDGALPDGRLARAHLRVAGPVPFLVTKAAALALRDKPKDAYDVWFLLRHHPAGLDGLAAAVAAHASHGLVREALGRLADAFASVDHHGPVDVARFRGMEPGTEAYDQARQDALQRVAVLLDRVNPFTGDPEL, encoded by the coding sequence ATGAAGACGACCGAGGCCGACTATCCCTCCCGCGCCGTCGAGGCCACGCGCCGCGTGCTCCTCGAGCTCGCGCGCGTGCTCGGCGAGTACGGCGACCACGTCGTCCTCGTCGGAGGGTGGGTCCCCGAGCTCCTCGCGCCGGGCGCGGGCCACGTCGGCTCCACCGACGTCGACCTCGCGCTCGACCACGTCGCGCTCTCGGACACCGGCTACGCCCGCCTCCGCGACCTCCTCGACGGCGCGGGCTACCGGAACGACCCCGACCCGGCCCGCCAGTTCGTGTTCTACCGCGACGTCCGCCTCGGCGACGGCGGCACGCCCAACCCCGTCGTCGTCGAGCTCGACCTCCTCGCGGCTGAGTACGGCGGGACCGGCAAGAACCGACGTTCCCAGGCCGTCCAGGGCACGCGCCCCCGCAAGGCCCGTGGCGCAGACCTCGCCTTCGAGCGCGACCTCTCGGTCGAGGTCCCCCTGGATGGCGCGCTCCCCGACGGCCGCTTGGCGCGCGCCCACCTCCGCGTCGCCGGCCCCGTCCCGTTCCTCGTCACGAAGGCCGCCGCGCTCGCTCTCCGCGACAAGCCGAAGGACGCCTACGACGTGTGGTTCCTCCTCCGCCACCACCCGGCCGGGCTCGACGGGCTTGCGGCGGCCGTCGCCGCGCACGCGAGCCACGGCCTCGTCCGCGAGGCCCTCGGCCGCCTCGCCGACGCCTTCGCGTCGGTTGACCACCACGGCCCGGTCGATGTCGCCCGCTTCCGAGGGATGGAGCCCGGCACCGAGGCGTACGACCAAGCCCGCCAGGACGCCCTCCAACGAGTCGCAGTGCTCCTCGACCGGGTCAACCCCTTCACCGGCGACCCCGAGCTCTGA
- a CDS encoding SEFIR domain-containing protein has product MADADDRPQGPRTFLLYSWSSPEHEDWVLRLATDLVDLDLDVVLDKWDL; this is encoded by the coding sequence ATGGCCGACGCCGACGACCGCCCCCAGGGACCGCGCACGTTCCTCTTGTACAGCTGGAGCAGCCCCGAGCACGAGGACTGGGTGCTCCGCCTCGCCACCGACCTCGTGGACCTCGACCTCGACGTCGTCCTCGACAAGTGGGACCTCTAG
- a CDS encoding type IV toxin-antitoxin system AbiEi family antitoxin: MKEFELAPLAADRLLSVLDGVPAIESVEVLDGAGMGRSLEGGGTLHAEILAVVRLTGGETHTLVVDVKRVGHPRYGRLSAAWFGRRLPVAYEEGLPNPYPVFAAPYVSDRGAAVAAEEGMGYFDLAGNARLAFGPVYVERSGHTNPDPEGRPLASLFAPKTSRVARALLAHPARAWRLQELADEVDVSIGLVAKAKESLLDAEYARDTPDGLALADPDGLVDAWLAADRRRPKPRGYYSLDGVADAERRVCDAVRASGARAALTSFSGAERVAPHVRYSHASVLVEADALEEVAERAGLRPVETGANVRLHEPYDNGAFYGARDVDGLPVAHPVQLVLDLAREKGRGEEAADHLRRHALAPTWADLRPARR, translated from the coding sequence GTGAAAGAGTTCGAGCTCGCTCCCCTCGCGGCGGACCGCCTCCTCTCCGTCCTCGACGGCGTCCCCGCCATCGAGAGCGTCGAGGTGCTGGACGGGGCCGGGATGGGTCGGTCCCTCGAGGGAGGGGGGACGCTCCACGCCGAGATCCTCGCCGTCGTCCGCCTGACCGGTGGCGAGACCCACACGCTCGTCGTCGACGTCAAGCGCGTCGGGCACCCCCGGTACGGCCGACTCTCGGCCGCGTGGTTCGGGCGGCGTCTCCCCGTCGCGTACGAGGAGGGGCTCCCCAACCCGTACCCCGTCTTCGCCGCTCCCTACGTCTCGGACCGGGGGGCCGCCGTCGCGGCGGAGGAGGGGATGGGCTACTTCGACCTCGCCGGGAACGCCCGCCTCGCCTTCGGCCCCGTCTACGTCGAGCGGTCCGGGCACACGAACCCCGACCCGGAGGGCCGCCCGCTCGCCTCGCTCTTCGCGCCGAAGACCTCCCGCGTCGCCCGCGCCCTCCTCGCCCACCCCGCCCGCGCCTGGCGGCTCCAGGAGCTCGCCGACGAGGTCGACGTGAGCATCGGGCTCGTCGCCAAGGCCAAGGAGTCGCTCCTCGACGCCGAGTACGCCCGCGATACGCCCGATGGCCTCGCCCTCGCCGACCCCGACGGCCTCGTCGACGCTTGGCTCGCCGCCGACCGCCGCCGGCCGAAGCCGCGCGGCTACTACTCCCTCGACGGCGTCGCTGACGCCGAGCGCCGCGTCTGCGACGCCGTCCGGGCCTCTGGCGCACGCGCCGCGCTCACGTCGTTCTCGGGTGCCGAGCGCGTGGCCCCCCACGTCCGCTACTCCCACGCGAGCGTCCTCGTCGAGGCGGACGCTCTGGAGGAGGTCGCGGAGCGCGCGGGGCTCCGGCCCGTCGAGACCGGCGCCAACGTCCGCCTCCACGAGCCCTACGACAACGGCGCGTTCTACGGAGCGCGGGACGTCGACGGTCTCCCCGTCGCCCACCCAGTCCAACTCGTCCTCGACCTCGCACGGGAGAAGGGGAGGGGAGAGGAGGCCGCCGACCACCTCCGCCGCCACGCCCTCGCGCCCACCTGGGCCGACCTCCGCCCGGCACGCCGATGA
- a CDS encoding DNA methyltransferase: MLTSDSPPHSDEDVDPEALDTFIERWRPAQAAEIANAQPFLIELAALLGVPGPEPATKDPARDGYVFERPVDFQDAADAGTGRIDLYKRGCFVLETKQGVDAENAARARGKGKSRSAGHGRRGTPAWDRTLAAAKRQAERYARNLDLDGHQEPVPPLVIACDVGYCLDLYANFGHPQRYVPFPDNRTYRVTLDDLRDPDVRERLRLAWTDPEALDPARRQAAVTRELAATLAELAASLEASGAAPDAVFGFLSRSLFTMFAEDARLIPERSFSGLLAEYRDHLDVLPDALSDLWATMDGGGFSAALKAKLRRFNGGLFAETQALPLDAHQLDLLLAAAEADWREVEPAIFGTLLERALDPRERHKLGAHYTPRAYVERLVVPAVVDPLREEWDAAQAAVAQIEAEAAESAPEGGKALDAHDRATRRAVLAELRRYLTRLTSVRVLDPACGSGNFLYVTLEHLKRIEGEVQAALARYGVSGLDLEGAAVTPAQLLGIEVNPRAAAIADLVLWIGYLQWHLRTHDGPQGLSDPVLKAYGNVECRDAVLAYDAKTPRLGGDGEPVTTWDGRTTKTHPTTGEEVPDPDARTTIYDYEGARPANWPQADFIIGNPPFVGSKRMQSVLGDGYAQALRDAYPALPNGSDYVMYWWHRAAEAVREGEAERFGLITTNSISQTQSRRVVAYHVAGEGGKKAPPPLALAVAVPDHPWVDDVYAAAVRVAMTVGVRGPAEGVVVAVELAKGSEDAPEEEPRHAEVVVERGTVYSDLRAGVDPSLLAPLRANENISHTGVQTNGAGFEIDPDRRAEFEADGASHTLLKTFWGGTQIKKGAPRDKLVIDTFGLSLDELRDGYPVAYGHLYDTVKPERDVNNRPKIRDLWWIHAWERPEMRKATAGLARYLGTVETSKHRYFAYLDADALTNNSAVVLAVEDPYHFGVLSSRIHTTWAVEKGGTLEDRPRYTHTEVFHRFPFPDATDEQKEAIRDAATRLDAHRTRVLAAHPHLDYTAVYDAVEADRAAAAGEGEPLDAGKQKLHRDVGATLLRQIHDDLDRAVADAYGWPVDLEPAELVRRLSTLNIERQAEEAAGLVRYLRPAFQAPGETTQAEIELATPEAVASSVEPEPWPSDTATRALALRRVLREADRPMTVEAVARRFKRAPRAAVADLLDTLASLGQARRADADTFAA; this comes from the coding sequence ATGCTCACATCCGACAGCCCGCCCCACTCCGACGAGGACGTAGACCCCGAGGCGCTCGACACGTTCATCGAGCGCTGGCGGCCCGCCCAGGCCGCCGAGATCGCCAACGCCCAGCCGTTCCTGATCGAGCTGGCGGCGCTCTTGGGCGTGCCCGGCCCCGAGCCCGCGACGAAGGACCCGGCCCGCGACGGGTACGTGTTCGAGCGGCCCGTCGACTTCCAGGACGCCGCCGACGCCGGGACCGGTCGGATCGACCTCTACAAACGGGGGTGCTTCGTGCTGGAGACGAAGCAGGGCGTCGACGCCGAGAACGCGGCCCGCGCCAGGGGGAAGGGGAAGAGCCGGTCGGCGGGCCACGGCCGACGCGGGACGCCCGCCTGGGACCGGACGCTCGCCGCGGCCAAGCGCCAGGCTGAGCGGTACGCCCGGAACCTCGACCTCGACGGCCACCAGGAGCCCGTCCCGCCGCTCGTGATCGCCTGCGACGTCGGGTACTGCCTCGACCTCTACGCCAACTTCGGCCACCCCCAGCGCTATGTCCCGTTTCCCGACAACCGGACGTACCGCGTCACGCTCGACGACCTCCGCGACCCCGACGTCCGCGAGCGGCTCCGGCTCGCGTGGACCGACCCCGAGGCGCTCGACCCGGCCCGGCGGCAGGCCGCCGTCACGCGCGAGCTCGCGGCCACGCTCGCCGAGCTGGCGGCGAGCCTGGAGGCGTCCGGCGCCGCGCCCGACGCCGTGTTCGGGTTCCTCTCGCGGAGCCTGTTCACGATGTTCGCCGAGGACGCCCGGCTCATCCCGGAGCGCTCGTTCTCCGGGCTCCTCGCCGAGTACCGCGACCACCTCGACGTCCTGCCGGACGCGCTCTCGGACCTCTGGGCGACGATGGACGGCGGCGGGTTCTCGGCCGCTCTCAAGGCCAAGCTCCGCCGGTTCAACGGCGGCCTCTTCGCCGAAACGCAAGCGCTCCCGCTCGACGCCCACCAGCTCGACCTCCTCCTCGCCGCGGCCGAGGCCGACTGGCGCGAGGTCGAGCCGGCCATCTTTGGGACGCTCCTGGAGCGGGCGCTCGACCCCCGCGAGCGCCACAAGCTCGGCGCCCACTACACCCCCCGCGCCTACGTCGAGCGGCTCGTCGTGCCGGCTGTGGTCGACCCGCTCCGGGAGGAGTGGGACGCGGCGCAGGCGGCCGTGGCTCAGATCGAGGCTGAGGCCGCCGAGAGCGCGCCCGAGGGCGGGAAGGCCCTCGACGCCCACGACCGGGCCACCCGCCGCGCCGTCCTCGCCGAGCTCCGCCGCTACCTCACCCGGCTGACGTCGGTCCGCGTGCTCGACCCGGCCTGCGGCTCGGGCAACTTCCTCTACGTCACGCTCGAGCACCTCAAGCGGATCGAGGGCGAGGTCCAGGCCGCGCTCGCCCGCTACGGCGTCTCCGGGCTCGACCTCGAAGGGGCCGCCGTGACGCCGGCGCAGCTCCTCGGCATCGAGGTCAACCCCCGCGCGGCGGCCATCGCCGACCTCGTGCTCTGGATCGGGTATCTCCAGTGGCACCTCCGCACGCACGACGGGCCGCAGGGCCTCTCCGACCCGGTCCTCAAGGCCTACGGCAACGTCGAGTGCCGCGACGCCGTCCTGGCCTACGACGCCAAGACGCCCCGCCTCGGGGGCGACGGCGAGCCGGTGACGACGTGGGACGGCCGGACCACCAAGACGCACCCCACGACGGGCGAGGAGGTCCCGGACCCCGACGCGCGCACGACGATCTACGACTATGAGGGTGCCCGCCCCGCCAATTGGCCCCAGGCCGACTTCATCATCGGCAACCCGCCCTTCGTGGGGTCGAAGCGGATGCAGAGCGTGCTCGGCGACGGGTACGCCCAGGCCCTCCGCGACGCCTACCCCGCTCTCCCTAACGGCTCGGACTACGTGATGTACTGGTGGCACCGCGCCGCCGAGGCGGTCCGCGAAGGGGAGGCCGAGCGGTTCGGGCTCATCACGACCAACTCGATCTCGCAGACACAGAGCCGACGCGTCGTCGCCTACCACGTCGCCGGCGAGGGCGGCAAGAAGGCGCCCCCGCCGCTCGCGCTCGCCGTCGCCGTCCCCGACCACCCCTGGGTGGACGACGTGTACGCCGCCGCCGTGCGCGTGGCGATGACCGTCGGCGTCCGCGGCCCCGCCGAGGGCGTCGTCGTCGCCGTCGAGCTGGCGAAGGGCAGCGAGGACGCGCCGGAGGAGGAGCCCCGCCACGCCGAGGTCGTCGTCGAGCGCGGGACGGTCTACTCCGACCTCCGCGCGGGCGTGGACCCGTCGCTCCTCGCCCCGCTCCGGGCCAACGAGAACATCTCCCACACGGGCGTCCAGACGAACGGGGCGGGGTTCGAGATCGACCCCGACCGCCGCGCCGAGTTCGAGGCCGACGGCGCGAGCCACACCCTCCTCAAGACGTTCTGGGGCGGGACCCAGATCAAGAAGGGCGCCCCCCGCGACAAGCTCGTCATCGACACCTTCGGCCTCTCGCTCGACGAGCTCCGCGACGGCTACCCCGTCGCCTACGGCCACCTCTACGACACGGTCAAGCCGGAGCGCGACGTGAACAACCGGCCCAAGATCCGCGACCTCTGGTGGATCCACGCCTGGGAGCGCCCCGAGATGCGGAAGGCGACCGCCGGGCTCGCGCGCTACCTCGGGACCGTCGAGACCTCGAAGCACCGGTACTTCGCCTACCTCGACGCCGACGCGCTCACGAACAACTCGGCCGTCGTCCTCGCCGTCGAGGACCCGTACCACTTCGGCGTTCTGTCGAGCCGGATCCACACGACGTGGGCCGTCGAGAAGGGGGGGACGTTGGAGGACCGGCCGCGCTACACGCACACCGAGGTCTTCCACCGCTTCCCGTTCCCCGACGCCACGGACGAGCAAAAGGAGGCGATTCGAGACGCGGCCACGCGCCTCGACGCCCACCGTACGCGCGTGCTCGCCGCCCACCCTCACCTCGATTACACGGCCGTCTACGACGCCGTCGAGGCCGACCGGGCCGCGGCGGCAGGGGAGGGGGAGCCGCTGGACGCGGGGAAGCAGAAGCTCCACCGCGACGTCGGCGCGACCCTCCTCCGCCAGATCCACGACGACCTCGACCGGGCCGTCGCCGACGCCTACGGCTGGCCCGTCGACCTCGAGCCCGCCGAACTGGTCCGGCGCCTGTCCACGCTCAACATCGAGCGCCAGGCCGAGGAGGCCGCCGGGCTCGTCCGCTACCTCCGCCCGGCGTTCCAGGCCCCCGGCGAGACGACGCAGGCCGAGATCGAGCTCGCTACGCCAGAGGCCGTCGCCAGCTCGGTCGAGCCCGAGCCGTGGCCGTCCGACACGGCCACGCGGGCGCTCGCCCTCCGCCGCGTGCTCCGCGAGGCCGACCGGCCGATGACGGTCGAGGCCGTCGCCCGCCGGTTCAAGCGCGCCCCCCGCGCCGCCGTCGCCGACCTCCTCGACACGCTCGCCTCGCTCGGCCAGGCCCGCCGCGCCGACGCCGACACCTTCGCCGCTTGA